In the genome of Bacteroidales bacterium, one region contains:
- a CDS encoding DUF86 domain-containing protein, with protein sequence MKDSRKESCERLSHIQKAINEIETFTRNFSKEAFINNHLLSSAVLFQFSVIGEAIIHVETSLLDIYEYPWYKVRAFRNLISHEYFHIKMDAVWDIIVNDLPGLKQIIETILNNEF encoded by the coding sequence ATGAAAGATAGCCGAAAAGAAAGTTGCGAAAGATTGAGCCATATACAAAAAGCGATTAATGAAATTGAAACATTCACTCGTAATTTTAGCAAGGAAGCTTTTATAAATAATCATCTTCTATCAAGTGCTGTTTTGTTTCAGTTTAGCGTAATTGGAGAAGCAATAATTCATGTTGAAACATCTTTATTAGATATATATGAATATCCATGGTATAAAGTCAGGGCATTTAGAAATTTAATATCACATGAGTATTTTCACATTAAAATGGATGCTGTATGGGATATTATAGTAAACGATTTACCCGGATTGAAACAAATTATAGAAACAATTTTGAATAATGAATTTTAA